A genomic segment from Acyrthosiphon pisum isolate AL4f chromosome A3, pea_aphid_22Mar2018_4r6ur, whole genome shotgun sequence encodes:
- the LOC100166680 gene encoding ion transport peptide-like isoform X2: protein MSKYSVMGYEPALVLVATLIAIMAVSVVAVPAAHHLHHHSGGHHRMMSSGGAAGSSSPSLSGIDHPLSKRSFFDIQCKGVYDKTIFARLDRVCEDCYNLFREPQLHSLCRKNCFTTDFFKGCLDVLLLEDEVEKIQKWIKQLHGADPVGVRA from the exons ATGTCGAAATACAGTGTAATGGGCTACGAACCCGCACTAGTGCTGGTGGCCACGTTGATAGCGATAATGGCCGTGTCCGTGGTCGCCGTGCCAGCCGCTCACCACCTGCACCACCACTCGGGCGGCCACCACCGGATGATGTCAAGCGGCGGCGCGGCCgggtcgtcgtcgccgtcgttgTCGGGCATCGATCACCCGCTCAGCAAGCGGTCGTTCTTCGACATCCAATGCAAGGGCGTGTACGACAAGACGATATTCGCCCGACTGGACAGGGTGTGCGAAGACTGTTACAACCTGTTCCGGGAACCACAGCTCCACTCACTGTGCAG GAAAAATTGCTTCACGACAGATTTTTTCAAAGGATGTCTGGACGTGCTCCTGCTTGAAGACGAAGTGGAAAAGATACAGAAGTGGATTAAACAGTTGCACGGGGCTGATCCTGTCGGGGTTAGGgcttag
- the LOC100166680 gene encoding ion transport peptide-like isoform X1, translated as MTMTRALLRRGDIGMSKYSVMGYEPALVLVATLIAIMAVSVVAVPAAHHLHHHSGGHHRMMSSGGAAGSSSPSLSGIDHPLSKRSFFDIQCKGVYDKTIFARLDRVCEDCYNLFREPQLHSLCRKNCFTTDFFKGCLDVLLLEDEVEKIQKWIKQLHGADPVGVRA; from the exons ATGTCGAAATACAGTGTAATGGGCTACGAACCCGCACTAGTGCTGGTGGCCACGTTGATAGCGATAATGGCCGTGTCCGTGGTCGCCGTGCCAGCCGCTCACCACCTGCACCACCACTCGGGCGGCCACCACCGGATGATGTCAAGCGGCGGCGCGGCCgggtcgtcgtcgccgtcgttgTCGGGCATCGATCACCCGCTCAGCAAGCGGTCGTTCTTCGACATCCAATGCAAGGGCGTGTACGACAAGACGATATTCGCCCGACTGGACAGGGTGTGCGAAGACTGTTACAACCTGTTCCGGGAACCACAGCTCCACTCACTGTGCAG GAAAAATTGCTTCACGACAGATTTTTTCAAAGGATGTCTGGACGTGCTCCTGCTTGAAGACGAAGTGGAAAAGATACAGAAGTGGATTAAACAGTTGCACGGGGCTGATCCTGTCGGGGTTAGGgcttag
- the LOC100164625 gene encoding gastrulation defective protein 1 homolog yields MSDKQKNEINDEEDEDDYIGPPIPNELKELEKSTQNISTDDHDKGNKEVEKVTRSKDNTDNDNDSSDDDDDDDDDDDDDDSKQIKIPIESQVSLNHGIKAVSALCIDPPGVRLASGSVDYDVRLWDFAGMDQTLQSFRTLTPCGNHPIKFLKYSPTGDRLLVISGMSQAKVLDRDGHELWECVKGDQYISDMVRTKGHTSPLTCGTWHPRQKEEFLTSSEDGSCRIWDMTKKDKHKSIIKCRSKNGLRTIPTTCNYSNDGKLVACACRDGSILVWDTRKPSFVNATFTIRDAHLNNSDTSSIVFSYRDTLICTRGEGIDETMKLWDIRAFKKPIHVVDGLYSRYSTTDCCFSPDDSIVVTGHSVRPKEQGGHLMFYNTNTFELLEKVKVSETHSIKVYWHPKLKQLFAGCGDGTVKVFYDKVNSQRGAMLCASKAHTKTKQMEMVPTQQIITPHALPMFRQDRNKSLKKRNEKDRLDPVKSKRPDLPIKSGQGGRVAASGSTLSSYVIRNLGLSKRVEDDQDPREAILKYAQDAADNPYWITPAYAKTQPKAVLKESEGEPQEKKIKFAIGQPKE; encoded by the exons atgagtgACAAGCAAAAGAATGAAATAAACGATGAAGAAGATGAAGACGATTATATTGGGCCACCTATACCCAATGAATTAAAAGAATTGGAaaaaagtacacaaaatatttcTACAGATGATCATGATAAAGGAAATAAAGAAGTTGAAAAGGTGACTCGTTCAAAAGACAATACTGATAATGACAATGATAGCAGcgatgatgacgacgacgacgatgatgatgatgatgatgatgattcgAAACAGATTAAAATTCCAATAGAAAGTCAAGTGTCTTTAAATCATGGTATCAAAGCAGTCTCTGCACTTTGTATAGATCCTCCAGGAGTCAGGTTGGCTAGTGGATCTGTTGACTATGATGTAAGACTTTGGGATTTTGCTGGTATGGACCAAACACTACAGAGTTTCCGAACTCTAACTCCTTGTGGCAACCATCCaatcaagtttttaaaatactcacCTACTGGAGACCGCCTTTTAGTAATTTCTGGTATGTCTCAAGCTAAAGTATTAGATAGAGATGGTCATGAATTATGGGAATGTGTCAAAGGTGACCAGTACATTTCAGACATG gtacgtaCCAAAGGTCATACATCTCCATTGACTTGTGGTACATGGCATCCGAGACAAAAAGAAGAATTCTTAACCAGTTCAGAAGATGGATCTTGTCGTATATGGGATATGACCAAAAAAGATAAACATAAGAGCATAATTAAATGTAGATCCAAAAATGGTTTGAGAACAATACCGACTACTTGCAACTATAGTAATGACGGCAAATTAGTTGCTTGCGCATGTAGGGATGGATCAATTCTTGTTTGGGATACCAGAAAACCAAGTTTTGTGAACGCTACGTTTACAATTAGAGATgctcatttaaataattcagaTACCTCTTCTATTGTGTTTTCTTATAGAGACACATTAATATGTACACGTGGAGAAGGTATTGATGAAACAATGAAACTCTGGGACATTAGGGCCTTTAAGAAGCCTATACATGTAGTGGATGGGCTGTATTCTAG gtattctACAACTGACTGCTGTTTTAGCCCAGATGATTCAATAGTAGTGACTGGTCACTCGGTACGTCCCAAAGAACAAGGAGGACATTTAATGTTTTACAATACCAATACATTTGAACTTCTTGAAAAAGTGAAAGTTTCTGAAACACATTCCATAAAGGTGTATTGGCACCCTAAGCTTAAACAGTTATTCGCAGGTTGTGGTGACGGAACTGTGAAAGTGTTCTACGACAAAGTAAATAGCCAAAGAGGTGCAATGTTATGCGCTTCAAAAGCCCATACTAAAACCAAACAAATGGAAATGGTACCAACACAACAAATCATAACACCTCACGCACTACCGATGTTTAGACAAGACAGAAATAAATCATTGAAGAAACGGAATGAAAAAGATAGATTGGATCCAGTCAAATCAAAGAGGCCAGATTTACCAATCAAGTCTGGCCAAGGTGGTCGTGTTGCTGCATCAGGAAGCACCCTTAGCTCATATGTTATTCGTAATTTGGGATTAAGCAAACGAGTAGAAGATGATCAAGATCCACGAGAGGCAATTTTGAAGTATGCTCAAGATGCAGCTGATAATCCATATTGGATTACCCCTGCGTATGCTAAAACACAACCGAAAGCTGTCCTAAAAGAATCAGAAGGTGAaccacaagaaaaaaaaataaaatttgctaTTGGACAACCCAAAGAGTAA
- the Phb gene encoding prohibitin, which yields MAAQLFNRIGQLGLGLAVAGSVANTALYNVDGGHRAVIFDRFTGIKNTVVGEGTHFLIPWVQKPIIFDVRSRPRNVPVITGSKDLQNVNITLRILFRPLPEQLPKIYTILGVDYDERVLPSITTEVLKAVVAQFDAGELITQRENVSRKVSETLIERAGQFGVVLDDISITHLTFGKEFTQAVELKQVAQQDAERARFLVEKAEQQKQASIISAQGDSEAASMLAKSFGDAGEGLVELRRIEAAEDIAYQLSRSRQVSYFPPGQNILLNLPAQ from the exons ATGGCCGCTCAACTGTTCAATCGAATCGGTCAATTGGGTCTTGGCCTAGCAGTAGCTGGCAGTGTAGCTAATACAGCATTATATAATGTTGACGGTGGTCATCGTGCTGTCATATTTGACAGATTTACAGGAATAAAGAATACCGTAGTTGGAGAaggaacacattttttaattccctGGGTTCAGAAGCCAATCATTTTTGATGTCCGCTCACGTCCCAGAAATGTTCCTGTCATCACTGGTAGCAAAGATTTGCAAAATGTTAACATCACGCTCAGAATATTGTTCAGACCCCTTCCAGAACAATTGCCAAAAATATACACTATTTTAGGTGTAGATTATGATGAGCGTGTCTTACCCTCAATCACCACTGAAGTCTTAAAGGCTGTAGTGGCACAGTTTGACGCTGGTGAACTAATCACCCAGCGAGAAAATGTTTCgcgtaaa gttAGCGAAACTCTTATTGAACGTGCTGGACAGTTTGGTGTTGTGTTAGACGATATTTCAATTACCCATTTAACATTCGGTAAGGAGTTCACTCAAGCTGTTGAATTGAAACAAGTGGCTCAACAAGATGCAGAAAGAGCAAGATTTTTGGTAGAAAAAGCAGAACAACAGAAACAAGCTTCTATTATTTCCGCCCAGGGAGATTCAGAAGCTGCTTCAATGTTAGCTAAATCATTTGGAGATGCTGGTGAAGGTTTGGTTGAATTGAGAAGAATTGAAGCCGCAGAAGATATAGCTTATCAACTATCAAGATCTAGACAAGTCTCATATTTCCCCCCAGGACAAAACATTCTTCTTAACTTACCGGCACAATAA